A portion of the Mustela erminea isolate mMusErm1 chromosome 19, mMusErm1.Pri, whole genome shotgun sequence genome contains these proteins:
- the TMEM86B gene encoding lysoplasmalogenase isoform X4, with the protein MANMGAQEEGLPGKPCFLAQPRLCLRLSPFFVTCAAYFLLWIPQDQPSWVGALVKCLPVLCLAGSLQAARQDTGHRVLLQGALLCSAVGDACLIWPDAFLSGVAAFTVAHLLYLWAFGLTPLRPGLLLSIALVSMPYYGLLLLHLPASMVPALAVYSLVLGSMLWRGLASGGSVRGGALLFTLSDMVLAWDTFVQPLPHARLVVMITYYAAQLLITLSAFQSPRPKTH; encoded by the exons ATGGCCAACATGGGCGCTCAGGAGGAGGGTCTGCCTGGAAAGCCTTGCTTCTTAGCCCAA CCGCGCCTGTGCCTGCGGTTGAGCCCCTTCTTTGTCACCTGTGCTGCCTACTTTCTTCTCTGGATCCCTCAAGACCAGCCGTCTTGGGTCGGCGCCCTCGTCAAGTGCCTGCCGGTGCTTTGCCTGGCCGGGTCCCTGCAGGCTGCACGCCAAGACACCGGCCACCGCGTGCTCCTGCAGGGGGCCCTTCTGTGCTCGGCCGTGGGTGATGCCTGCCTCATCTGGCCCGACGCCTTCCTCTCTG GCGTGGCTGCCTTCACTGTGGCCCACCTGCTCTACCTCTGGGCCTTTGGCCTCACTCCGCTGCGGCCCGGCCTCCTGCTGTCCATCGCTCTGGTCTCCATGCCATACTACGGCCTCCTGCTGCTCCACCTCCCAGCCAGCATGGTCCCGGCGCTGGCGGTCTACTCCCTGGtcctgggctccatgctgtggCGCGGCCTGGCCAGCGGCGGGAGCGTCCGCGGGGGGGCCCTGCTTTTCACGCTCTCGGATATGGTGCTGGCGTGGGACACCTTCGTCCAGCCACTGCCACATGCCCGCCTTGTGGTCATGATCACCTACTACGCTGCCCAGCTCCTCATCACCCTGTCGGCCTTCCAGAGCCCCCGGCCCAAGACCCACTGA
- the TMEM86B gene encoding lysoplasmalogenase isoform X2, translated as MGQWEESIWPHTSWAAEGNPGLGGRVLGGEEGPWVPSGHLISGARRGHPQGGGSISLGPVISPRVHRTLLGLTCNHMLSPPPPEPPVLTQVPFWGVNGQHGRSGGGSAWKALLLSPSERRQPRLCLRLSPFFVTCAAYFLLWIPQDQPSWVGALVKCLPVLCLAGSLQAARQDTGHRVLLQGALLCSAVGDACLIWPDAFLSGVAAFTVAHLLYLWAFGLTPLRPGLLLSIALVSMPYYGLLLLHLPASMVPALAVYSLVLGSMLWRGLASGGSVRGGALLFTLSDMVLAWDTFVQPLPHARLVVMITYYAAQLLITLSAFQSPRPKTH; from the exons ATGGGACAATGGGAGGAGAGTATATGGCCTCATACCTCCTGGGCAGCTGAGGGGAATCCGGGTCTGGGGGGCAGGGTGctggggggggaggagggacccTGGGTGCCGAGTGGGCACCTTATCAGTGGTGCCAGGCGGGGCCATCCCCAGGGTGGGGGCAGCATCTCCCTGGGCCCTGTTATCAGCCCCAGAGTCCACAGGACGCTCCTCGGGTTAACGTGTAACCACATgctgtcccctccacccccagagcCACCCGTGCTCACACAGGTGCCATTCTGGGGGGTCAATGGCCAACATGGGCGCTCAGGAGGAGGGTCTGCCTGGAAAGCCTTGCTTCTTAGCCCAAGTGAGAGACGCCAG CCGCGCCTGTGCCTGCGGTTGAGCCCCTTCTTTGTCACCTGTGCTGCCTACTTTCTTCTCTGGATCCCTCAAGACCAGCCGTCTTGGGTCGGCGCCCTCGTCAAGTGCCTGCCGGTGCTTTGCCTGGCCGGGTCCCTGCAGGCTGCACGCCAAGACACCGGCCACCGCGTGCTCCTGCAGGGGGCCCTTCTGTGCTCGGCCGTGGGTGATGCCTGCCTCATCTGGCCCGACGCCTTCCTCTCTG GCGTGGCTGCCTTCACTGTGGCCCACCTGCTCTACCTCTGGGCCTTTGGCCTCACTCCGCTGCGGCCCGGCCTCCTGCTGTCCATCGCTCTGGTCTCCATGCCATACTACGGCCTCCTGCTGCTCCACCTCCCAGCCAGCATGGTCCCGGCGCTGGCGGTCTACTCCCTGGtcctgggctccatgctgtggCGCGGCCTGGCCAGCGGCGGGAGCGTCCGCGGGGGGGCCCTGCTTTTCACGCTCTCGGATATGGTGCTGGCGTGGGACACCTTCGTCCAGCCACTGCCACATGCCCGCCTTGTGGTCATGATCACCTACTACGCTGCCCAGCTCCTCATCACCCTGTCGGCCTTCCAGAGCCCCCGGCCCAAGACCCACTGA
- the TMEM86B gene encoding lysoplasmalogenase isoform X1, with product MGQWEESIWPHTSWAAEGNPGLGGRVLGGEEGPWVPSGHLISGARRGHPQGGGSISLGPVISPRVHRTLLGLTCNHMLSPPPPEPPVLTQVPFWGVNGQHGRSGGGSAWKALLLSPSERRQQPRLCLRLSPFFVTCAAYFLLWIPQDQPSWVGALVKCLPVLCLAGSLQAARQDTGHRVLLQGALLCSAVGDACLIWPDAFLSGVAAFTVAHLLYLWAFGLTPLRPGLLLSIALVSMPYYGLLLLHLPASMVPALAVYSLVLGSMLWRGLASGGSVRGGALLFTLSDMVLAWDTFVQPLPHARLVVMITYYAAQLLITLSAFQSPRPKTH from the exons ATGGGACAATGGGAGGAGAGTATATGGCCTCATACCTCCTGGGCAGCTGAGGGGAATCCGGGTCTGGGGGGCAGGGTGctggggggggaggagggacccTGGGTGCCGAGTGGGCACCTTATCAGTGGTGCCAGGCGGGGCCATCCCCAGGGTGGGGGCAGCATCTCCCTGGGCCCTGTTATCAGCCCCAGAGTCCACAGGACGCTCCTCGGGTTAACGTGTAACCACATgctgtcccctccacccccagagcCACCCGTGCTCACACAGGTGCCATTCTGGGGGGTCAATGGCCAACATGGGCGCTCAGGAGGAGGGTCTGCCTGGAAAGCCTTGCTTCTTAGCCCAAGTGAGAGACGCCAG CAGCCGCGCCTGTGCCTGCGGTTGAGCCCCTTCTTTGTCACCTGTGCTGCCTACTTTCTTCTCTGGATCCCTCAAGACCAGCCGTCTTGGGTCGGCGCCCTCGTCAAGTGCCTGCCGGTGCTTTGCCTGGCCGGGTCCCTGCAGGCTGCACGCCAAGACACCGGCCACCGCGTGCTCCTGCAGGGGGCCCTTCTGTGCTCGGCCGTGGGTGATGCCTGCCTCATCTGGCCCGACGCCTTCCTCTCTG GCGTGGCTGCCTTCACTGTGGCCCACCTGCTCTACCTCTGGGCCTTTGGCCTCACTCCGCTGCGGCCCGGCCTCCTGCTGTCCATCGCTCTGGTCTCCATGCCATACTACGGCCTCCTGCTGCTCCACCTCCCAGCCAGCATGGTCCCGGCGCTGGCGGTCTACTCCCTGGtcctgggctccatgctgtggCGCGGCCTGGCCAGCGGCGGGAGCGTCCGCGGGGGGGCCCTGCTTTTCACGCTCTCGGATATGGTGCTGGCGTGGGACACCTTCGTCCAGCCACTGCCACATGCCCGCCTTGTGGTCATGATCACCTACTACGCTGCCCAGCTCCTCATCACCCTGTCGGCCTTCCAGAGCCCCCGGCCCAAGACCCACTGA
- the TMEM86B gene encoding lysoplasmalogenase isoform X3: protein MANMGAQEEGLPGKPCFLAQQPRLCLRLSPFFVTCAAYFLLWIPQDQPSWVGALVKCLPVLCLAGSLQAARQDTGHRVLLQGALLCSAVGDACLIWPDAFLSGVAAFTVAHLLYLWAFGLTPLRPGLLLSIALVSMPYYGLLLLHLPASMVPALAVYSLVLGSMLWRGLASGGSVRGGALLFTLSDMVLAWDTFVQPLPHARLVVMITYYAAQLLITLSAFQSPRPKTH from the exons ATGGCCAACATGGGCGCTCAGGAGGAGGGTCTGCCTGGAAAGCCTTGCTTCTTAGCCCAA CAGCCGCGCCTGTGCCTGCGGTTGAGCCCCTTCTTTGTCACCTGTGCTGCCTACTTTCTTCTCTGGATCCCTCAAGACCAGCCGTCTTGGGTCGGCGCCCTCGTCAAGTGCCTGCCGGTGCTTTGCCTGGCCGGGTCCCTGCAGGCTGCACGCCAAGACACCGGCCACCGCGTGCTCCTGCAGGGGGCCCTTCTGTGCTCGGCCGTGGGTGATGCCTGCCTCATCTGGCCCGACGCCTTCCTCTCTG GCGTGGCTGCCTTCACTGTGGCCCACCTGCTCTACCTCTGGGCCTTTGGCCTCACTCCGCTGCGGCCCGGCCTCCTGCTGTCCATCGCTCTGGTCTCCATGCCATACTACGGCCTCCTGCTGCTCCACCTCCCAGCCAGCATGGTCCCGGCGCTGGCGGTCTACTCCCTGGtcctgggctccatgctgtggCGCGGCCTGGCCAGCGGCGGGAGCGTCCGCGGGGGGGCCCTGCTTTTCACGCTCTCGGATATGGTGCTGGCGTGGGACACCTTCGTCCAGCCACTGCCACATGCCCGCCTTGTGGTCATGATCACCTACTACGCTGCCCAGCTCCTCATCACCCTGTCGGCCTTCCAGAGCCCCCGGCCCAAGACCCACTGA